One Sulfuricurvum sp. DNA window includes the following coding sequences:
- a CDS encoding helix-turn-helix transcriptional regulator has protein sequence METNDLFNLLHNALEAQRNGKKISQKEMAETLGISMRTYQDWRLGNAKPQAANAVLEMLGMLEDEEIIRVVRRINKLKGGK, from the coding sequence ATGGAAACAAACGATCTTTTTAATCTCTTGCATAATGCTCTTGAGGCACAGCGTAACGGGAAAAAAATATCGCAAAAAGAGATGGCAGAGACATTGGGTATTTCCATGCGCACCTACCAAGACTGGCGGTTAGGTAATGCTAAACCTCAAGCAGCCAATGCGGTGCTAGAAATGCTAGGGATGTTAGAGGATGAAGAGATAATTCGTGTGGTGCGACGTATTAATAAATTAAAAGGTGGCAAATGA
- a CDS encoding DUF475 domain-containing protein has translation MRYFYSSFLIMAIGLIAAFYLGGLAAVYITFLLIVLEVSLSFDNAVVNAKVLETMEPIWQKRFIYFGLPIAVFGMRLVFPLAIVSIVTGMGLIETLQVAMNQPDVYEKALKGAESTIFAFGGAFLLMVFLDFFFDEHDVKWVTFVEGSKAMEHVSGIANIELITAIIVGIGLGHVTQDFGVVLAFMYGVLLHSLLGMLDHFLSSDTLKSGIAGFIYLEILDASFSFDGVIGAFALTSNIFIIMIGLGVGAMFVRSITLYFVEHKTLSQFQYLEHGAHYAIGILAIIMLMKITMPVSEMVTGTIGIGLISIAFIHSIYENRQLNQI, from the coding sequence ATGCGCTACTTTTATTCTTCCTTTTTAATCATGGCTATCGGTTTGATAGCCGCTTTTTATCTTGGCGGTCTTGCCGCTGTCTACATCACTTTTTTATTAATCGTCCTTGAAGTCTCTCTCTCGTTTGACAATGCGGTTGTCAATGCCAAAGTGTTAGAGACGATGGAGCCGATTTGGCAAAAGCGGTTTATCTATTTTGGTCTTCCGATAGCTGTTTTTGGTATGCGTCTTGTGTTCCCCCTTGCGATTGTTTCGATTGTTACGGGGATGGGACTTATAGAGACATTACAAGTTGCGATGAATCAACCGGATGTATATGAAAAAGCACTTAAAGGGGCAGAATCGACTATTTTTGCTTTTGGTGGGGCATTTTTGTTGATGGTATTTTTAGACTTTTTCTTCGACGAACATGATGTTAAGTGGGTGACGTTTGTCGAAGGTTCTAAAGCGATGGAACACGTTTCCGGGATTGCTAATATTGAGTTAATTACAGCGATAATCGTAGGGATTGGTTTGGGACATGTGACACAAGATTTTGGTGTCGTATTGGCATTTATGTATGGGGTATTGCTTCACTCATTACTGGGGATGCTGGATCATTTCCTCTCATCCGATACACTAAAAAGTGGGATAGCTGGATTTATCTATCTCGAAATACTCGATGCAAGTTTCAGTTTTGATGGTGTCATCGGAGCGTTTGCCCTCACCAGTAATATTTTCATTATCATGATCGGATTGGGTGTAGGTGCGATGTTTGTACGGAGTATTACCCTCTATTTTGTTGAGCACAAAACATTATCTCAATTTCAATACCTTGAACACGGTGCCCACTATGCAATCGGTATTTTAGCGATTATTATGTTGATGAAAATCACCATGCCGGTAAGTGAAATGGTGACTGGAACCATTGGGATTGGATTAATATCCATCGCTTTCATCCATTCGATATACGAAAACCGACAGCTCAATCAAATTTAA
- a CDS encoding toxin-antitoxin system YwqK family antitoxin: protein MKSFILLLSLLSIVNSAEIKKEFYPNGNIELEESYENGVKNGPAKSYFESGKLEAEMNYINGKRDGITKSYFENGQLESIVTYTKGKQNGLVQSYYENGKLESEVMFQNGTPIGSTKRYAR from the coding sequence TTGAAATCATTTATACTACTTCTCTCTTTATTATCTATCGTCAATAGCGCTGAGATAAAAAAAGAGTTTTATCCCAATGGGAATATCGAACTCGAAGAGAGTTATGAAAATGGGGTTAAAAACGGTCCTGCTAAAAGTTATTTTGAAAGCGGTAAGCTTGAAGCTGAAATGAATTATATCAACGGCAAACGTGACGGTATCACCAAAAGCTATTTCGAAAACGGACAGCTTGAATCGATTGTTACCTACACCAAAGGTAAGCAGAACGGATTAGTACAAAGTTATTACGAAAATGGGAAATTGGAATCCGAAGTAATGTTTCAAAACGGCACTCCCATAGGGAGTACTAAACGGTATGCGCGTTAA